One Edaphobacter flagellatus genomic region harbors:
- a CDS encoding Yip1 family protein: MSETSVPVEGLSEVERVVDTFVAPTKTFTDILRSASWWLPFVLMVIVTMANSFVVDKHVGFERVAENQIQQNPKQEEQFNELTPEQKTQRLHGMGIGYRYSSYASFAFILIFVGIAALLYWASFNFGLGARTTYGQMFAVSMYAGLPRLLTGLLSIITLLFGGNAESYDMRNPVGTNLAYYMPDSAPWLKVFLSFFDVIGLWNLVLLVIGTAIVAKVPRGKAAAVVVGWWAVGLVVMVGIAVATS; this comes from the coding sequence GTGAGTGAGACGAGCGTTCCCGTTGAGGGATTGAGTGAAGTGGAGCGTGTAGTCGATACCTTTGTCGCTCCGACGAAGACGTTTACCGATATTCTGCGCAGCGCAAGCTGGTGGCTGCCGTTTGTGCTGATGGTGATTGTGACGATGGCAAACTCGTTTGTCGTCGACAAGCATGTCGGCTTTGAGCGCGTGGCCGAGAACCAGATTCAGCAGAATCCGAAGCAGGAGGAGCAGTTTAACGAACTGACGCCGGAGCAAAAGACGCAACGGCTGCATGGCATGGGCATTGGCTATCGCTATTCGAGCTATGCTTCGTTTGCCTTCATTCTGATTTTTGTGGGCATTGCTGCGCTGCTCTACTGGGCGAGCTTCAACTTTGGCCTGGGAGCGCGGACGACGTATGGGCAGATGTTCGCCGTCTCGATGTATGCGGGGCTGCCGCGCTTATTGACGGGGTTGCTGTCGATTATCACGCTGCTGTTCGGCGGCAATGCAGAGTCATACGACATGCGCAACCCTGTTGGAACGAACCTGGCGTACTACATGCCAGATTCTGCACCGTGGCTGAAGGTGTTTCTCAGCTTCTTCGACGTGATCGGGTTGTGGAACCTGGTGCTGCTTGTGATCGGTACGGCGATTGTGGCGAAGGTTCCGCGCGGCAAAGCTGCTGCTGTCGTTGTGGGATGGTGGGCGGTCGGTCTGGTGGTGATGGTGGGGATCGCTGTGGCAACGAGCTAA